The following coding sequences are from one Paenibacillus stellifer window:
- a CDS encoding sugar phosphate isomerase/epimerase family protein, with protein MGMQIGIDGRKIPGAKTKGPVGVLEEAKSLGMEGVFFRTILDVSPQLDRSVIREVRQRADELGLYLEAGLGKVNPYANPETPEVRAAGDGDTLLGFRRMMEVCAEFGIHELWVSTAGAKPYKGRFGTDRFRTDVSWEEQLEATRRFMLKLKPFARDLGIHLNLETHEEITTFELLRLIEAVGEDTVGIVFDTANVLMRGEHPVMAAQRIAPYVRQTHLKDAYVELVDGGAYHRSLPCGTGLIDFTAIIEELHRHRPDLHLTFENDSPRSEWGIVPGEPHLIELYNREWIGGHPDLTREEFAAYFELIHDYSQRIRRDEVKGWRQINEEDFEFDEAVQWIESSRQHIDAICRKKGFRPEGATGAFTAG; from the coding sequence ATGGGTATGCAAATCGGTATTGACGGCAGAAAAATCCCCGGCGCGAAGACGAAAGGGCCGGTAGGCGTCCTTGAAGAGGCCAAGAGCCTTGGGATGGAGGGCGTGTTCTTTCGCACCATCCTCGATGTCAGTCCTCAGCTTGACCGGTCGGTGATCCGCGAGGTCCGGCAGCGGGCGGACGAGCTGGGGCTATATCTGGAAGCCGGGCTCGGCAAGGTGAACCCCTATGCCAATCCCGAGACGCCTGAGGTACGCGCGGCGGGCGACGGGGACACGCTGCTGGGATTCCGGCGGATGATGGAGGTGTGCGCCGAGTTCGGCATCCATGAGCTGTGGGTCTCCACAGCCGGGGCCAAGCCGTATAAGGGGAGATTCGGAACCGACCGGTTCCGGACGGATGTTAGCTGGGAGGAACAGCTTGAGGCGACGCGGCGATTCATGCTGAAGCTGAAGCCGTTTGCCCGTGACCTTGGCATACATCTCAATCTGGAAACCCATGAGGAGATTACGACCTTCGAACTTCTCCGGCTGATCGAAGCCGTGGGCGAAGATACGGTCGGGATCGTATTCGATACCGCCAATGTGCTGATGCGCGGCGAGCATCCCGTCATGGCCGCCCAAAGGATTGCGCCTTATGTCCGCCAGACCCATCTTAAGGACGCCTATGTTGAGCTTGTCGACGGTGGCGCCTATCACCGGTCGCTGCCCTGCGGGACGGGTCTCATCGATTTCACGGCGATCATTGAAGAATTGCACCGGCATCGTCCGGACCTTCATCTCACCTTCGAGAACGATTCGCCGCGTTCGGAATGGGGGATCGTACCGGGTGAGCCTCATCTGATCGAGCTATACAACCGCGAGTGGATCGGAGGCCACCCAGACCTGACCCGCGAGGAGTTCGCGGCGTATTTCGAACTTATTCACGATTATTCGCAGCGCATCCGCAGGGACGAGGTCAAGGGTTGGCGGCAAATCAACGAAGAGGACTTCGAATTCGACGAGGCCGTTCAGTGGATCGAATCATCCCGACAGCATATTGATGCAATTTGCCGGAAGAAAGGCTTCCGGCCTGAAGGCGCGACCGGCGCCTTCACAGCTGGTTAA
- a CDS encoding PIG-L deacetylase family protein, with translation MKRPEQPIRVIVIGAHPDEADMYAGGTATLFAERGHQVKFLSLTNGDAGHYEERGERLAARRKQEAQSAAQCLGISEYEVLGTPDGTVEPTLPFRNEVIRHIRRWRADLVISFHPEGGISPDNRYTGRVVSDAVPFTTVQGYMPDEPALSRTPLVLLMPDTTMLDDYKADIVIDVESTIEKKLLACDAHTTQFYESPAWHQGFPEQLPIEWEDRKKHLLEGWSATFHASPKMLPALQMWYGKERASAVRYVEPFEIARCSRPASREEWRSWLPMSAE, from the coding sequence GTGAAGAGACCGGAGCAGCCGATTCGCGTTATCGTCATAGGCGCCCATCCCGACGAAGCGGATATGTACGCAGGCGGCACAGCCACTTTATTCGCGGAGAGAGGGCATCAGGTTAAATTCCTGTCGTTAACGAACGGAGACGCGGGGCATTATGAAGAGCGAGGGGAGCGCCTCGCTGCGCGGCGGAAGCAGGAGGCCCAGTCCGCGGCTCAATGTCTTGGCATCTCGGAATATGAAGTGCTGGGTACACCGGACGGAACAGTCGAGCCGACCCTCCCGTTTCGGAACGAAGTGATCCGGCATATCCGCAGATGGCGAGCGGACCTTGTGATCTCTTTCCATCCGGAGGGCGGAATCAGTCCGGATAACCGCTATACGGGGCGAGTCGTAAGCGACGCAGTTCCGTTCACCACGGTTCAGGGTTATATGCCGGATGAACCGGCGTTATCCCGGACACCACTCGTTCTGCTCATGCCCGATACCACAATGCTGGACGACTATAAAGCCGATATCGTCATTGATGTCGAAAGTACGATCGAGAAGAAACTGCTTGCTTGCGATGCCCATACAACCCAGTTCTATGAATCTCCGGCATGGCACCAGGGATTTCCGGAACAGCTTCCCATAGAGTGGGAAGACAGAAAAAAGCATCTGCTGGAAGGCTGGTCCGCGACCTTCCACGCTTCCCCGAAAATGCTGCCGGCTCTTCAGATGTGGTACGGAAAGGAACGCGCGTCGGCTGTACGCTACGTGGAGCCTTTCGAAATCGCGCGCTGCAGCCGTCCGGCGAGCAGGGAAGAATGGAGAAGCTGGCTGCCGATGTCTGCGGAATAA